From Salvelinus namaycush isolate Seneca chromosome 24, SaNama_1.0, whole genome shotgun sequence, one genomic window encodes:
- the LOC120019305 gene encoding cdc42 effector protein 3-like — MPLKTSLYLKSATMRWPRKQKRRELLSVNMISLPLGDFRHLSHIGLDAHGDTFGDLTAFHRTGSLILHSSQSHQDLYSKGIAPPPPKPPRLLSPEEMDAQSAETRTLPQAFRHNKCHSLPLLDDVEHDGLYQQEEVKQEEEGGLTMGPDGFELNAAPQQVPCPPVEASPVIEEDSSFALNLDLGPSILEDVLQVMDQLYQ; from the coding sequence atgCCTCTGAAGACTTCCCTGTACTTAAAATCGGCCACCATGCGCTGGCCCCGCAAGCAGAAGCGCCGTGAGCTGCTGTCAGTCAACATGATCAGCCTACCACTGGGCGACTTCCGTCACCTCTCCCACATCGGATTGGATGCCCACGGTGATACCTTCGGCGACCTCACAGCCTTCCACCGGACTGGTAGTCTCATCCTCCACAGCTCTCAAAGCCACCAGGACCTCTACTCCAAAGGGATCGCCCCACCCCCACCCAAGCCCCCACGACTCCTCAGCCCAGAAGAGATGGATGCGCAGTCCGCCGAAACCAGAACCCTTCCCCAGGCTTTCAGGCACAATAAGTGCCACTCCCTGCCTTTACTGGATGATGTGGAGCATGATGGGTTGTACCAACAAGAGGAAGTAAagcaggaagaggagggagggttaACGATGGGTCCGGATGGATTTGAATTGAACGCGGCCCCCCAACAGGTTCCTTGTCCACCAGTGGAGGCCTCTCCAGTGATCGAGGAAGACTCGTCTTTTGCCCTGAACCTTGATCTGGGGCCATCCATACTAGAAGATGTCCTGCAGGTGATGGACCAGCTTTACCAGTGA
- the LOC120019019 gene encoding inverted formin-2-like: MSAKASKGKWGALKEHLTSSPPDRDAHLEANLENSVPELCIRLLQVPTVVNYSGVRRRLEGSDQEWMVQFLELNGLDLLMEALQRLSGRGCARIADALLQLTCVACVKAVMNSSAGLHFILDNEGYVRTLSQALDTSNTMVKMQVFELLAALALFNPQGHHLAMDALEHYKSVNMQQYRFSVVMNELHATDNVPYMVVLMSVVNVIIFGAEDLRKRDKLRKEFIGLQLLQLLPKLR; the protein is encoded by the exons ATGTCAGCCAAGGCATCCAAAGGGAAGTGGGGGGCCCTGAAGGAGCACCTGACCAGCAGCCCCCCCGACCGAGATGCTCACCTGGAGGCCAACTTGGAGAACTCAGTTCCAGAGCTATGCATACGACTGCTACAGGTACCCACAGTGGTCAACTACTCAGGGGTGCGGAGGCGTCTGGAGGGGAGTGACCAGGAATGGATGGTGCAGTTCCTGGAGCTCAATGGACTGGATCTGCTGATGGAGGCCCTGCAGAGGCTTTCTGGCCGGGGGTGTGCCCGCATCGCTGACGCCCTCCTCCAGCTCACTTGTGTGGCCTGTGTGAAGGCAGTGATGAACTCCTCAGCTGGGCTGCACTTTATACTGGACAATGAGGGATACGTCAGGACCCTGTCACAAG CCCTGGACACGTCCAACACCATGGTAAAGATGCAGGTGTTTGAGCTGCTGGCGGCCCTCGCCCTGTTTAACCCACAGGGACACCACCTGGCCATGGATGCCCTGGAGCACTATAAA AGTGTGAATATGCAGCAGTACCGCTTCAGCGTCGTCATGAATGAGCTGCATGCGACTGACAACGTTCCGTACATGGTCGTCCTCATGAGTGTGGTCAACGTGATCATTTTCGGAGCAGAGGACCTGAGGAAGAGGGACAAACTACGCAAAGAGTTCATCG GGCTTCAATTACTACAATTACTTCCAAAACTTAGGTAA
- the LOC120019307 gene encoding inverted formin-2-like, whose translation MCYRETEDVDLNIQCDAFEDTMAEDEEEMERVYGGIDMSSHQEVFTTLFTKLSSTPASVQLLSILQALLLVGPEQSEVWLALEALADRATLLAQDPEVDSTKRLMERLVFSKGQQGSPKVKTTDRGVQIDRSICLSGLSDVLIKESTAPVATAPPPHLPPPLPSMRTFVPPLPGFSGMPPPGLPPPPPPLLGMGHGGPPLPPPLPGMMGPPLPPPLPGMMGPPPPPPLPGMMGPPPPPPLPGMMGPPPPPPLPGMMGPPLPPPLPGMMGPPPPPPLPGMIGPPPPPPLPGMMGPPPPPPLPGMMGPPLPPPLMMGPPPPLGGNDIIVAQSVQMQGRSCYASSPKAGRCPTLRMKKLNWQKLPSRVVTDSHSMWTSVQVDSLEPDYSSIEALFCLPVIDSKAKGGTPAVKQEPKEISFIDAKKNLNLNIFLKQFRCSHKDFVAMIQKGDRSKFDVEVLKQLQKLQPEKHEIENLKSYQGEREKLAGVDQFYLQLLAVPCYALRIECMLLCEEISSVLQMMQPKVKLLDEACESLRVSTRLPSFCMLILDVGNFLNYGSHTGNAEGFKISTLLKLTETKANKSRITLLHHILEEAEQNHNDLLNLPDDLEICEKAARVNLESIQSEASLLIKRLKDSEKKVASSSVEAIKEQYLTAIQGSQEACRELEARFASIDRKKENLAQYLCEDSSRLSLEDLFSTLHSFRGLFIKALKDNQTRREQAIKAEKRKKQQEEEDSKRPRGENRKIIRKAPPVQEEGCIIDHLLSDIRKGYALRKTKHQADRTSLPSADKKGDSSQPGEQGTMLKGTSAIDAKEKVEKVTSPIDLGQQGGDPVVGESSSGLPTDPSLQSSSPKTSGPSDLHTTTKDHIQSEDLNPGMDSSTDRQLKESPEGEGFKAAESKVENVNRNAFSAAGDGPKSRDAETDGNRESGADGNGLEETQSSESPSTTADVNAESKQAQKRGSTKRHGKGNVFKTNLISLEN comes from the exons atgtgTTACAGAGAGACTGAGGATGTGGACCTGAACATCCAGTGTGATGCCTTTGAGGATACCATggcagaggatgaggaggagatggagagggtgtACGGAGGCATCGATATGAGCAGTCACCAGGAAGTCTTCACCACACTCTTCACCAAA TTGAGTAGCACCCCTGCATCGGTGCAGCTGCTGTCTATCCTGCAGGCTCTGTTGTTGGTAGGGCCGGAGCAGAGTGAGGTGTGGCTGGCCTTGGAGGCCCTGGCTGACCGCGCTACTTTGCTGGCACAGGACC CTGAAGTCGATTCCACCAAGCGCCTGATGGAACGTCTGGTGTTCTCCAAGGGTCAGCAAGGGTCACCTAAGGTCAAGACCACAGACCGGGGCGTTCAGATTGATCGGTCAATCTGTCTATCAGGTCTATCAGATGTCCTCATTAAAGAATCTACTGCCCCTGTTGCCACTGCACCTCCTCCTCAtctaccaccacccctaccaagcATGAGAACTTTTGTCCCACCACTTCCTGGCTTCTCTGGGATGCCTCCCCCTGGCCTCCCTCCTCCGCCACCACCTCTACTAGGGATGGGGCATGGAGGTCCACCGCTTCCCCCACCCCTGCCTGGCATGATGGGTCCACCGCTTCCCCCACCCCTGCCTGGCATGATGGGTCCACCGCCTCCCCCACCCCTGCCTGGCATGATGGGTCCACCGCCTCCCCCACCCCTGCCTGGCATGATGGGTCCACCGCCTCCCCCACCCCTGCCTGGCATGATGGGTCCACCGCTTCCCCCACCCCTGCCTGGCATGATGGGTCCACCGCCTCCCCCACCCCTGCCTGGCATGATTGGTCCACCGCCTCCCCCACCCCTGCCTGGCATGATGGGTCCACCGCCTCCCCCACCCCTGCCTGGCATGATGGGTCCACCGCTTCCCCCACCCCTGATGATGGGTCCTCCGCCTCCCCTTGGTGGCAATGACATTATAGTGGCCCAGAGTGTGCAGATGCAGGGTCGATCCTGCTACGCCTCTTCACCCAAAGCGGGCCGCTGCCCCACACTGCGCATGAAGAAGCTCAACTGGCAGAAGCTGCCATCCAGAGTGGTGACTG ATAGTCACTCCATGTGGACCTCAGTACAGGTAGATTCTCTGGAGCCTGACTACTCCAGTATTGAGGCGCTCTTCTGTCTGCCAGTGATTGACTCAAAAGCCAAAGGCGGCACCCCTGCAGTCAAACAGGAGCCCAAAGAG ATTTCTTTCATCGATGCCAAAAAAAATCTTAACCTGAACATATTCTTGAAACAATTCAGATG CTCACATAAGGACTTTGTGGCCATGATTCAAAAAGGTGACCGGTCCAAGTTTGATGTGGAGGtgctgaaacagctgcaaaagcTACAGCCAGAGAAGCATGAG ATTGAGAACCTGAAGTCCTACCAGGGAGAGCGGGAGAAGTTAGCTGGTGTGGACCAGTTTTATCTCCAGCTCCTAGCTGTTCCATG CTACGCCCTGAGGATCGAGTGCATGTTGCTGTGTGAGGAGATCAGCTCAGTGTTACAGATGATGCAGCCTAAAGTTAAGCTGCTGGACGAGGCCTGTGAGA GTCTGAGAGTGAGCACTCGACTGCCAAGCTTCTGCATGCTCATTCTGGACGTTGGAAACTTCCTCAACTAC GGAAGCCACACGGGGAACGCTGAGGGCTTCAAGATCAGCACACTGTTGAAACTCACTGAAACTAAGGCCAATAAAAGTCGCATCACGCTGCTCCACCACATCCTAGAGGAGGCTGAGCAGAACCATAATGACCTGTTGAACCTTCCAGATGATCTAGAGATCTGTGAGAAGGCTGCTCG TGTGAATTTGGAGTCTATCCAGTCAGAGGCGAGCTTGCTCATCAAGCGGTTGAAAGATTCAGAGAAGAAGGTGGCTTCCTCCTCTGTGGAGGCCATCAAGGAGCAATATCTCACTGCCATACAG GGAAGCCAGGAGGCCTGCAGGGAGCTGGAGGCGAGGTTTGCCTCCATCGACAGGAAGAAGGAGAATCTGGCACAGTATCTGTGTGAGGACTCATCCCGTCTGTCCCTGGAGGACTTGTTCAGCACTTTACATTCCTTCAGGGGACTCTTCATCAAAGCTCTCAAG GACAATCAGACCCGCCGAGAGCAAGCGATTAAGGCTGAGAAGAGGAAGAAACAGCAGGAAGAGGAGGATTCCAAGAGACCAAGGGGGGAGAACAGGAAGATAA TTCGTAAAGCCCCCCCGGTCCAGGAGGAGGGCTGCATCATTGACCACCTGCTGTCTGACATCAGGAAGGGCTATGCGCTGAGGAAGACCAAGCACCAGGCCGACAGGACCAGCCTGCCTTCTGCGGACAAGAAAGGGGACAGCAGTCAGCCTGGTG AACAGGGCACCATGCTTAAGGGAACATCTGCTATAGATGCCAAAGAGAAAGTTGAAAAGGTGACTTCACCCATTGACCTAGGACAACAAGGCGGAGATCCGGTCGTAGGGGAGTCCTCCTCCGGCCTCCCCACAGACCCCTCACTTCAGTCGAGTTCACCCAAAACATCAGGCCCCTCAGACCTTCATACCACCACCAAGGATCACATCCAGAGTGAAGACCTCAACCCTGGGATGGATTCCTCTACTGACCGCCAGCTCAAGGAGTCCCCAGAGGGAGAGGGGTTTAAGGCCGCTGAATCCAAGGTTGAGAATGTGAACAGGAATGCATTCTCAGCTGCTGGGGATGGTCCAAAGAGCAGAGATGCAGAGACCGATGGGAACAGGGAGAGTGGAGCTGATGGAAATGGGTTAGAGGAGACTCAATCATCAGAGTCCCCCTCAACCACAGCTGATGTCAACGCGGAGTCCAAACAGGCACAGAAACGGGGGAGTACTAAGAGACATGGCAAAGGTAATGTATTCAAAACTAACCTCATCTCGTTAGAAAATTAA